Within Myxococcales bacterium, the genomic segment GGCTGTGGGAACCGCAGTTTTGACGCCTCGAAGCGCCCGGACATCGTATTGATCACGCTCGATACCGTGCGCGCGGATCATCTGGAACTCTACGGCTATCCCCGAGTGACAGCGCCCAATCTCGCAAGACTCGGGGCGTCGGGCATCGTATTTGAACGCGCGGTGGCTCAGGCTCCGTGGACCCTGCCCAGCATGGCGAGCATTCATACGGGTGTTGCCCCCAGCGAGCACGGCGCCGTTGACAACGCGAGTCCCATCGATGCCGCGCTCCCGACACTCGCTGAAGTTCTAAAGACCAGCGGTTACCGCACCCAGGCCGTAGTGAGCCACGTCTTCGTCGGCAGCCAATTCGGCTTTGGCCGAGGCTTTGACTCGATCGACGAATCGCACATACCGGGTCACGACGGGTCGAGTTCGAGAGTGCTCACCCAAACCGCCCTCGCCCTGTTTGGCCAGCCGAGCGATGCCCCGAGCTTTCTATGGGTGCACTATTTCGATCCCCACTATTCGTATCTGCGACACGCAGAGTTCGACTTCGCGACCGGGCGGAGCGGGCGCTTTGGCGACGCCATCCATTTCGCGTCGCCCGAAGGGACGGAACTCCTCGACCTGTCGCCGATCGAAAGGCAGTACATGAGCGATGTCTACGACGAAGAACTTGCCCATACCGACCATTGGCTTGGCAGTCTGATCGAGGGCGTGCTGGCTGCCGACCGCAATCGCGCTGCTGTGTTCATCGTGACGGCCGATCACGGCGAAGCTTTTCTCGAGCGAGGCCGTCTCGCGCACGGCAAAGACGTCTACGACGAACTCATTCACGTTCCGCTGGTCATCGGCGGCGACCTCGAGGATTCGATGCGGGAATTGAGGATCGGTCAGCCGGTCGAAACCGCATCCATTGCGGCGACCGTCCTGGGACTGGCGCGGGTCGAGCAGCACTCGGTTCCGGGAACCGATCTCATCTCCGCAACCCTCAGCCACGAGCTTCCACCCCACGTCTTTTCAGAGGGCACTTACGCGCGCGGCAGCGATGGGCGAAAACTGGCCATCGTGCACGGAAGCTGGAAACTGATCCATCATCTCGACGACGATCGGTACGAACTCTACGACCGGGCCCACGACCCCGGCGAACTGAACAATTTATTCGACGACCCCGCCAGTGCAAAAATCAAGGACATGCTGATCGACGCGAGCGCGCAGCGAAGTGCAGCGTTACGCGCTCTGACAGCGCGCGAGATTAAGGCCGCGCTCTCCAGGGCAGAACGCGAAAAGCTTCGCGCGCTCGGCTATCTCGAGGACCTCAAGGACCTGAAAAACGATGAAGAAGGTGCCCCGGCGAATTGAGATCCGTGGAGAGGTAGACCTGATCCACGCGATTGCGGTTTCCCGTCGGCGGCACTCGGAATCTTGGGTGCCCTGAGGGCTGCATCAACGAAACCGCCGATGCGGGCGCTAAGTGAGTTCCACGTCGACGATCTCCCAGTCGCTGCCGATCTGCTCGAGTGCCTGGGACTCGGCGTGCTCGCGGGAGATTGCCCTGAAGACCAGCGAGCGCGAGCGGTTCCCGCCAATTTGCTTGGCCTGTATACGATACTTGGCCTGGGGCTCGGGCTTCGGCATTCGCGGCGGCAGCTTGCGCTTCTTGGGCTTTGACTCCGGTTTTGGCTCTGGTTTTGGCTTCGACTCCGCGGACTGTTCCGTGGCGGCAGTCACATCGTCAGCCGTGCCTGTCCTCCCGCCGAGGTGGCTCAGGGAGGCGATGAAGTCGTAGTACTCGGGCGGGGCCATGTTGATGCGCAGTCCCACCCCCGCGGTCGCAACCGTCGCGAGGTGACGCGGGACCCGCAGGCTGCGGACGACGCAAGCCCGCACCTCGATCGCCTGGCTGAATCCGGGAGGCGTGAACGTAACGCCGATTTCCCCACCCGGATTGATCGGCTTGAGGGTCTGCACGAACAGGCCCTGGGGCGACACATCCAGCACGAAGCCCCGAACACGTTTGTCGCCGTCCATGAATTCGCACGGAAGTCGCTTGCGGATTCGTATTTCCAGTCTTCGGTCCGCGCCGGATCTACGGCCTTCTTCGTTCTCGCTTCGGCCTTCGCCTCTGCGGTCCTTTCCGCTCCGGCGATCGTCGTCGTTGGACACCATGATTTCTCCCCACCATACACACAGATATTTCGGCGTGCCGAGTGAGGTGCTTGAGAGCGACGGGGCGTCATCGCCTAGTACCAAATCCGTGATTCTATAGAACTACACAAATGCGAGATTTTATCGACGCGAATAGCGGACTGGCAGCAGAAGAGATCTCCAGGCCAGATGTCTTGATCGTGGGGATGAAAGGTGGTGGACCTACACGATCCAGAATATGGGGTGCTACAAGAAAATGAAGGCGATTTGCGCTA encodes:
- a CDS encoding sulfatase, producing the protein MFQGLVWAGLLLSLPLVGCGNRSFDASKRPDIVLITLDTVRADHLELYGYPRVTAPNLARLGASGIVFERAVAQAPWTLPSMASIHTGVAPSEHGAVDNASPIDAALPTLAEVLKTSGYRTQAVVSHVFVGSQFGFGRGFDSIDESHIPGHDGSSSRVLTQTALALFGQPSDAPSFLWVHYFDPHYSYLRHAEFDFATGRSGRFGDAIHFASPEGTELLDLSPIERQYMSDVYDEELAHTDHWLGSLIEGVLAADRNRAAVFIVTADHGEAFLERGRLAHGKDVYDELIHVPLVIGGDLEDSMRELRIGQPVETASIAATVLGLARVEQHSVPGTDLISATLSHELPPHVFSEGTYARGSDGRKLAIVHGSWKLIHHLDDDRYELYDRAHDPGELNNLFDDPASAKIKDMLIDASAQRSAALRALTAREIKAALSRAEREKLRALGYLEDLKDLKNDEEGAPAN
- a CDS encoding PilZ domain-containing protein yields the protein MVSNDDDRRSGKDRRGEGRSENEEGRRSGADRRLEIRIRKRLPCEFMDGDKRVRGFVLDVSPQGLFVQTLKPINPGGEIGVTFTPPGFSQAIEVRACVVRSLRVPRHLATVATAGVGLRINMAPPEYYDFIASLSHLGGRTGTADDVTAATEQSAESKPKPEPKPESKPKKRKLPPRMPKPEPQAKYRIQAKQIGGNRSRSLVFRAISREHAESQALEQIGSDWEIVDVELT